Proteins encoded within one genomic window of Amycolatopsis nigrescens CSC17Ta-90:
- a CDS encoding rhodanese-like domain-containing protein: protein MTADVISRRLAEARERVHRYRPEEAVRAVENGALLVDLRPLEYRLRFGEIPGAVAVSRHVLEWRLDVSGPWRLKELAAGDTGREIVLICNEGYTSSLAADQVMSLLGLADVKDVIGGFAGWREAGLPVMPRLIPHTPS from the coding sequence GTGACCGCGGACGTGATCTCGCGGCGGCTGGCCGAGGCGCGGGAACGCGTCCACCGGTACCGCCCCGAGGAGGCCGTGCGCGCGGTGGAGAACGGCGCGCTGCTGGTGGACCTGCGGCCGCTGGAGTACCGGCTGCGGTTCGGGGAGATCCCCGGCGCGGTCGCGGTCTCCCGGCACGTGCTGGAGTGGCGGCTGGACGTCAGCGGCCCGTGGCGGCTCAAGGAACTGGCCGCCGGCGACACCGGCCGCGAGATCGTGCTGATCTGCAACGAGGGCTACACCTCCAGCCTGGCCGCCGACCAGGTGATGAGCCTGCTCGGGCTGGCCGACGTCAAGGACGTGATCGGCGGGTTCGCCGGCTGGCGGGAGGCCGGCCTGCCGGTCATGCCGCGCCTGATC
- a CDS encoding cysteine dioxygenase, with protein sequence MQTLRTLNLSRAGLCPRPEDFEASAQGRRVRPAALRRTVSEIAARPELWSGQVRFDLTERYFTRLHRDDDFEIWLICWELGQDTLLHDHGGSVGAFSVASGNLVEDHGDLRGDGLRTRAHRAGDSVAFGPEYLHNLVNIATEPAVTVHAYSRPLSRMNFYCWLPSGPHHLREIPCDNPEPDTGDLEAAAARTRAAHQ encoded by the coding sequence GTGCAGACATTGCGAACACTGAACCTTTCCCGGGCCGGACTGTGTCCACGCCCGGAAGACTTCGAAGCGTCGGCGCAGGGCCGGCGCGTGCGGCCGGCCGCCTTGCGCCGGACCGTGTCGGAGATCGCGGCCAGGCCCGAACTGTGGTCCGGGCAGGTGCGCTTCGATCTCACCGAACGCTATTTCACCCGGCTGCACCGGGATGACGATTTCGAAATCTGGCTGATCTGCTGGGAACTGGGCCAGGACACCCTGCTGCACGACCACGGCGGCAGTGTCGGCGCGTTCAGCGTGGCCAGCGGGAACCTGGTCGAGGACCACGGTGATCTGCGGGGTGACGGGCTGCGGACCCGGGCGCACCGGGCCGGCGACAGCGTCGCCTTCGGCCCCGAGTACCTGCACAACCTGGTCAACATCGCCACCGAGCCGGCGGTCACCGTGCACGCCTACTCGCGGCCGCTGAGCAGGATGAACTTCTACTGCTGGCTGCCGTCGGGGCCGCATCACCTCCGCGAAATCCCTTGCGACAACCCGGAACCCGATACCGGCGACCTGGAAGCGGCGGCGGCACGGACCAGGGCGGCGCACCAGTGA
- a CDS encoding Na-translocating system protein MpsC family protein, protein MQVTRAQRNAVAERITQLERSFYGRGPSNVKVSVSEDEPVSLVVLSIDSLTAADSVLSARGQREAVIRHHEALHEATRADFIGAVEDVIGAQVHAYLAQVHPTTGHAVRVFILADLGDTRELDTLAGE, encoded by the coding sequence ATGCAGGTCACGCGTGCGCAGCGGAACGCGGTCGCGGAGCGGATCACTCAGCTCGAGCGGTCCTTCTACGGCCGTGGGCCGAGCAACGTCAAGGTGTCGGTGAGCGAGGACGAGCCGGTCAGCCTGGTCGTGCTGTCCATCGACAGCCTCACCGCGGCGGACAGCGTGCTCAGCGCGCGGGGTCAGCGCGAGGCCGTGATCAGGCATCACGAGGCGCTGCACGAGGCGACCAGGGCGGACTTCATCGGCGCGGTCGAGGACGTGATCGGGGCCCAGGTGCACGCGTACCTCGCCCAGGTTCATCCGACCACTGGGCACGCCGTGCGGGTGTTCATCCTCGCCGATCTCGGCGACACCCGAGAGCTGGACACCCTCGCCGGCGAGTGA
- a CDS encoding MarR family winged helix-turn-helix transcriptional regulator — protein MSLADDAIEARAQGWRTLAALHARVEDRLERVLQKEHGLSVSEYSVLEVLTRQDGFHLRMNQLANAVVLSQSATTRLVNRLEDRGLLQRYLCPTDRRGIYTEVTAAGRELFGSARPAHQEALDEALRQAGELPELAPLVAALATLTFPETANAGRG, from the coding sequence GTGTCACTGGCCGACGACGCCATCGAGGCCCGCGCCCAGGGCTGGCGCACCCTTGCCGCGCTGCACGCCAGGGTGGAGGACAGGCTGGAGCGCGTCCTGCAGAAGGAGCACGGGCTGTCCGTCAGCGAGTACAGCGTGCTCGAAGTGCTGACCCGGCAGGACGGCTTCCACCTGCGGATGAACCAGCTGGCCAACGCCGTGGTGCTCAGCCAGTCGGCCACCACGCGGCTGGTCAACCGGCTGGAGGACCGCGGCCTGCTGCAGCGCTACCTGTGTCCCACCGACCGGCGCGGCATCTACACCGAGGTGACCGCGGCGGGCCGGGAGCTGTTCGGCTCGGCGCGGCCGGCGCACCAGGAGGCGCTGGACGAGGCGCTGCGACAGGCCGGTGAACTACCCGAACTCGCGCCTTTGGTCGCTGCCCTCGCTACGCTGACCTTTCCGGAGACGGCCAACGCCGGTCGGGGGTAG